The proteins below come from a single Polynucleobacter sp. MWH-UH23A genomic window:
- a CDS encoding methyltransferase domain-containing protein: MQYRAHFHKLLKIILRPKGKYAFILYAKKLQKLSILDVGCGNNSWKDFFLLYPTCQYSGLDIQSYGTINNTFGTNIVVDREDFNLHLKKFANSFDVVFSSHNIEHCDDYKLTFNLLKKATKIDGIIYISFPTEKSTKFPKRSGALNYYSDATHKDPPPDFNYLKRSLCSDGFEILYSSRRYRPAILFFLGLIQEPLSYLLNKNLRFTWGFYGFESVIWAKRIY, encoded by the coding sequence ATGCAATATCGTGCGCATTTTCATAAATTATTAAAAATAATTTTGCGACCAAAAGGGAAATACGCATTTATTCTCTACGCAAAAAAATTACAAAAACTGTCAATTCTTGATGTTGGTTGCGGAAACAATTCATGGAAAGATTTCTTTTTGCTTTATCCGACATGTCAGTATTCTGGTCTAGATATACAAAGTTATGGCACTATAAATAATACCTTTGGTACTAATATTGTTGTTGATCGTGAAGATTTTAATTTACACCTAAAAAAATTTGCTAATTCTTTTGATGTAGTCTTCAGTTCACACAATATAGAGCATTGCGATGACTATAAGCTGACTTTTAATCTACTTAAAAAAGCCACAAAAATCGATGGAATAATATATATATCTTTTCCTACAGAAAAAAGCACTAAATTTCCTAAAAGATCCGGTGCGTTAAATTATTATTCAGATGCCACTCACAAAGACCCGCCTCCAGATTTTAATTACCTAAAGAGAAGTTTGTGCTCTGATGGTTTTGAGATCCTTTATTCATCAAGAAGATATAGGCCGGCCATCTTGTTTTTTTTGGGCCTAATACAGGAGCCACTTTCATATTTACTGAATAAAAATTTAAGATTTACCTGGGGCTTCTATGGTTTTGAGTCAGTTATATGGGCTAAGCGAATTTATTAA
- a CDS encoding acyltransferase family protein, with translation MKRGSAHIPYRPDIDGLRAVAVISVLLFHLFPNRVPGGFIGVDIFFVISGYLITLIIFHEAENNLFTLKSFYIRRIRRLFPALIFVLLFVAIIGYVTLFANELRYLGKHILGASIFIENFLYMSESTYFNQSHQKILLNIWSLSLEEQFYLLWPPIVMLCIKKRILPIILICMLASFLLNIFLVKPYPIENFFLLATRAWELLLGSLLAYTSWKNVNWTFFANSRSLIGSALIILGLFITNKESNFPGMVALLPALGATLLISHGPKGLINQYFLSTKPLVYFGLISYPLYLWHWPLLALAKTYISESLSTLHLLMVAAFSIVMAIFTFHIIERNIVNIKGKFVAVFLSILLMLVAACGAYFYFSNGAPSRHLNVPFKSINFGEIAKANKSNKSCQLILQHAPISEEICLSNSPEPELLIIGDSHAVSLFTPLLNSPNLSAAIIAGNSCYLYPYFSYTANPFEKHGNYCDQIANSAIEAAKKTSTIKTILITNKMPSVSENTQSKYLANNKAISELEAFIQGNSSLINAFQKLGKKVVYIIDVPPLKKTPADCERLIKFTNQSECEINVQDFKNQRMQYLQAINQIHLLNPSLVIYDPIHIFCDESKCAYKTDIGQSLYIDKEHISPTGALKILEKIQPLVKSERSVK, from the coding sequence ATGAAGAGAGGTTCTGCCCACATCCCATATAGACCCGATATTGATGGCTTAAGAGCAGTTGCCGTTATTTCGGTCTTGCTTTTCCACCTCTTTCCCAATAGAGTTCCTGGCGGCTTTATTGGTGTTGATATTTTTTTTGTTATATCAGGCTATCTAATTACATTAATTATTTTTCATGAAGCTGAAAATAATTTATTTACCCTGAAAAGTTTCTATATTCGAAGAATACGAAGATTATTCCCCGCCCTAATATTTGTATTGCTTTTTGTGGCAATTATTGGATATGTGACACTTTTTGCAAATGAGCTTAGATATCTTGGTAAACATATTTTAGGCGCATCAATATTCATTGAGAACTTTCTTTACATGTCTGAAAGCACGTATTTCAATCAAAGCCATCAGAAAATTTTATTAAATATTTGGAGCTTAAGTCTAGAAGAGCAGTTTTACTTATTATGGCCCCCCATCGTAATGCTATGCATAAAAAAGAGAATTCTTCCCATTATTTTAATTTGCATGCTTGCATCATTTTTATTAAATATTTTTCTAGTCAAACCATACCCTATTGAAAACTTCTTTCTATTAGCAACTAGAGCTTGGGAGCTATTGCTGGGATCTTTGTTAGCTTATACCTCTTGGAAAAATGTAAATTGGACGTTTTTTGCTAATTCCAGATCCCTGATAGGTAGTGCCCTAATAATTTTGGGGCTTTTTATTACTAATAAAGAATCTAATTTTCCAGGTATGGTCGCCCTTCTTCCAGCTCTTGGGGCAACGCTATTGATCTCTCATGGCCCCAAAGGATTGATCAATCAATATTTTTTATCTACAAAACCCCTTGTTTATTTTGGCTTAATCAGCTATCCACTGTATTTATGGCACTGGCCATTACTTGCGCTTGCAAAGACTTATATCAGCGAATCTCTGAGTACATTGCATTTACTGATGGTAGCGGCTTTCTCTATCGTCATGGCAATATTCACTTTTCACATAATCGAAAGAAATATTGTCAATATAAAAGGTAAATTTGTTGCTGTTTTTTTATCGATCTTACTAATGCTTGTAGCTGCTTGCGGCGCCTATTTTTATTTTAGCAATGGGGCACCCAGCAGGCATTTAAATGTGCCTTTCAAATCAATAAATTTTGGGGAAATTGCAAAAGCAAACAAATCAAATAAAAGCTGCCAACTCATCCTCCAACATGCCCCTATCAGCGAAGAAATATGCCTTTCCAACTCACCGGAGCCGGAGTTACTAATTATTGGGGATAGCCATGCCGTGTCGCTGTTTACCCCATTATTAAATTCTCCAAACTTATCTGCTGCAATTATTGCCGGCAACTCATGCTACCTCTATCCTTATTTTTCTTATACAGCAAATCCTTTTGAAAAGCATGGGAACTATTGCGATCAAATAGCTAATTCAGCAATAGAGGCAGCAAAAAAAACTTCCACAATTAAAACAATCCTGATAACGAATAAGATGCCATCCGTATCAGAAAATACCCAGTCTAAATACCTAGCCAACAATAAGGCTATATCTGAGTTAGAAGCTTTTATTCAGGGTAATAGCTCATTAATTAACGCTTTTCAAAAATTAGGGAAAAAAGTTGTCTACATCATTGATGTGCCACCGCTCAAAAAAACACCGGCCGACTGCGAAAGGTTAATAAAATTCACCAATCAATCAGAATGTGAAATTAATGTTCAAGATTTTAAAAATCAAAGAATGCAATATCTGCAGGCGATCAATCAGATTCATCTTCTCAATCCATCGTTAGTAATATATGATCCTATCCATATTTTCTGCGACGAAAGTAAATGCGCCTATAAAACTGATATCGGCCAATCCCTTTATATTGATAAAGAACATATTAGCCCAACAGGAGCACTTAAAATTTTAGAAAAAATACAGCCTTTGGTAAAAAGTGAAAGATCTGTAAAATAG
- a CDS encoding recombinase RecT, giving the protein MKTASSKVSANRSGKRSHALKELLEKQETNLLEIKEDLPFEADSQTGNIRTVQFGSDKPASPKEPKSNLSEAIGIFHELIAKEIAGAASHLEISEAELKAWVDLQIEVPARTILSLLRTMQHWYLDPLKDEIGFTQYEDGHWQVFISIDGCSRLLNEHHQFNGLVFNQADTLVEGVPEWIECSIYRRDRLMPITVREYFVEVRNSHELWQKMPRRMLRHRALQQCVRLAIR; this is encoded by the coding sequence ATGAAAACTGCTAGTAGCAAAGTGAGTGCCAATAGATCTGGTAAACGTAGCCATGCCTTAAAAGAGCTGCTGGAAAAGCAAGAAACTAATCTACTTGAGATCAAAGAGGATCTGCCATTTGAGGCTGATAGCCAAACTGGCAATATACGAACTGTTCAGTTTGGTAGTGATAAGCCAGCCTCACCGAAAGAGCCTAAATCAAATTTATCAGAGGCTATTGGCATCTTTCATGAACTCATTGCCAAAGAGATTGCTGGTGCAGCATCTCATTTAGAGATTAGTGAGGCAGAGCTCAAAGCTTGGGTTGATTTGCAGATTGAAGTGCCGGCTAGGACTATTTTGTCATTACTACGGACTATGCAGCACTGGTATTTAGATCCCTTAAAAGATGAAATAGGCTTTACCCAATATGAGGATGGTCATTGGCAAGTCTTTATTAGTATTGATGGGTGTTCTAGGTTACTCAATGAACATCATCAATTTAATGGCCTGGTATTTAATCAAGCAGATACCCTAGTAGAAGGAGTGCCTGAATGGATAGAGTGCTCTATTTATAGAAGAGATCGATTAATGCCTATTACTGTTAGGGAGTACTTTGTAGAAGTACGCAATAGCCATGAGCTATGGCAAAAGATGCCTAGAAGGATGCTACGGCATAGGGCATTACAGCAGTGTGTGAGGTTGGCGATTAGGTAG
- a CDS encoding lambda-exonuclease family protein, protein MLINQDFSVDRTKYIGGSDIGAILGLSRFKTPLEVWMEKTGKEAKKADSLPLRFGNFAESFVANEYSRATGFELLHDESAHIHPHHSFMSAHIDRFVLSADQDKSPTRILECKTASPFTSSDWGEVGSDEVPMSYLCQCVWYMAITNLARVDLAVLFGNSDFRIYEITRDKDLEKLIIAKAMHFWNEHVLKDIPPPPQSEADCQTLFSKGDSSMSVDAKEETLELAKRLQILNGEIEVREEEISSIKQNIMNQMGKAETLTYQGKVLATWKAPKPSFRLDSKRLELEHPQITSAYKIPVQNSRRLVVKSING, encoded by the coding sequence ATGCTTATTAATCAAGATTTTAGCGTAGATCGCACTAAATATATAGGTGGCTCCGATATTGGGGCCATTTTGGGTCTTTCCCGCTTTAAGACCCCGTTGGAGGTCTGGATGGAAAAGACAGGGAAAGAAGCTAAGAAGGCAGACTCATTGCCACTGCGCTTTGGTAACTTTGCTGAAAGTTTTGTGGCTAACGAGTATTCACGCGCAACGGGTTTTGAGCTTCTTCATGATGAATCCGCGCATATCCACCCTCACCACTCATTTATGAGCGCACATATTGATCGCTTTGTATTAAGTGCCGATCAAGATAAATCTCCTACCCGAATCCTAGAGTGCAAAACAGCTAGCCCATTTACCTCTAGCGACTGGGGCGAAGTAGGTTCTGATGAGGTACCAATGAGTTACCTATGTCAATGCGTTTGGTATATGGCTATTACCAATCTTGCTAGAGTGGATCTAGCAGTGCTCTTTGGTAATAGTGACTTTCGGATCTATGAGATCACCAGGGATAAAGACTTAGAAAAGCTGATTATTGCCAAGGCAATGCACTTTTGGAATGAGCATGTTCTTAAAGACATACCACCTCCCCCGCAAAGTGAAGCTGACTGCCAAACGCTCTTTAGCAAAGGAGATTCCAGTATGAGTGTTGACGCCAAGGAAGAAACCCTAGAGCTTGCCAAGAGACTGCAGATCCTTAATGGTGAGATTGAAGTTCGAGAAGAAGAGATTTCTTCTATTAAGCAAAACATCATGAACCAGATGGGGAAAGCAGAAACACTTACCTACCAAGGAAAGGTTCTGGCTACTTGGAAAGCACCAAAACCCTCATTTAGATTAGATAGCAAACGCCTAGAACTAGAGCATCCGCAGATTACTAGCGCCTACAAGATCCCGGTTCAGAACAGTCGGCGCTTGGTGGTGAAGTCGATTAATGGTTAA
- a CDS encoding helix-turn-helix domain-containing protein, with the protein MITSDQIRAARALLRWSGKDLAEKTGLGFSTLMRLEVLEGVPSAQAKTLETIQKVFERAGVEFIGTPESGAGVRWRHK; encoded by the coding sequence TTGATTACAAGTGATCAAATACGTGCCGCGCGAGCTCTACTGAGATGGAGTGGCAAAGACTTGGCTGAGAAGACCGGTTTGGGTTTTTCGACCCTGATGCGTTTGGAGGTCCTTGAGGGTGTACCAAGCGCGCAAGCAAAAACTTTGGAGACTATTCAGAAGGTTTTTGAAAGGGCGGGGGTTGAATTCATCGGCACACCTGAGAGTGGGGCAGGGGTGAGGTGGCGCCACAAATGA
- a CDS encoding ionic transporter y4hA: protein MLESVHQLANQSWFIAIMAALLIGGVLSAVHHAEVIAHKTGEPYGALVLAISVTIIEVSLIISMMLSGHEGSQFIARDAVFATVMIVINGVIGLCIFIGGLHHHEMGFRNEGTNSALAVLTALATFILVMPIVTVSTPGPDFTKSQLAFAGIASFALYAAFLFFQTVSHRDYYLPKNEEQKKDSNAHAEKPSNLKTAVSVVLLITSLIVVVGLAELLSPAIEAGVKAAGAPKTIVGIAIAMLVLMPEGYAAVRAAKANRLQSSLNLALGSALASIGLSIPTIAAIAIFFNLPLSLGISDLNMTLMYLTFFIGALTLTIGRTTLLQGVVHLIIFFEYLFLSLVP from the coding sequence ATGCTGGAATCTGTACACCAACTTGCAAACCAATCTTGGTTCATTGCCATCATGGCAGCCCTACTGATTGGTGGCGTACTGTCGGCAGTTCACCATGCTGAAGTCATCGCCCACAAAACCGGTGAACCGTATGGCGCATTAGTCCTTGCGATTAGCGTCACCATTATTGAGGTATCCCTGATTATCTCGATGATGCTCTCAGGTCATGAAGGCTCACAATTTATTGCGCGTGATGCCGTGTTTGCCACCGTCATGATTGTGATTAATGGCGTGATTGGTTTATGTATTTTTATCGGCGGCCTACACCATCACGAAATGGGCTTTCGCAATGAAGGCACCAACTCTGCCCTAGCAGTACTCACCGCATTAGCTACTTTCATTTTGGTCATGCCCATTGTCACCGTGAGCACTCCTGGGCCAGACTTTACCAAGAGCCAGTTGGCATTTGCTGGCATTGCTTCTTTTGCGCTGTATGCTGCTTTCTTATTTTTTCAGACAGTGAGTCATCGAGACTATTACTTACCTAAGAATGAAGAACAAAAAAAGGATAGTAATGCCCATGCAGAAAAACCGAGCAATCTCAAAACAGCGGTTAGCGTAGTTCTATTAATTACCTCCCTGATTGTGGTGGTTGGTCTTGCCGAATTGCTCAGCCCAGCCATTGAAGCGGGCGTTAAAGCCGCTGGGGCGCCCAAAACGATTGTGGGTATTGCCATTGCCATGTTAGTCCTCATGCCTGAAGGCTACGCCGCCGTGCGCGCAGCCAAAGCCAATCGTCTGCAAAGTAGTTTGAACTTAGCTCTGGGATCAGCGCTAGCAAGTATTGGTTTATCGATCCCCACAATTGCGGCGATTGCCATTTTCTTTAACCTTCCATTAAGCCTAGGTATTAGCGACCTAAATATGACGCTCATGTACCTTACCTTCTTTATTGGGGCATTAACACTAACGATTGGCAGAACCACCCTATTGCAAGGCGTGGTGCATCTGATCATCTTCTTTGAGTATTTGTTTTTAAGTTTGGTGCCTTAA
- a CDS encoding CbiX/SirB N-terminal domain-containing protein: protein MKAIILFGHGARDSRWREPFDRLADLWRAQHPDVLIELAFLEMMQPSLPEAVASLVGRGVTHITVVPVFFGQGGHLRNDFPALLSSCQEQYPQIVLNATGAVGEDLSVLQAIIDFGARAL, encoded by the coding sequence ATGAAAGCGATTATTCTGTTTGGCCATGGTGCTCGTGATTCCCGTTGGCGCGAGCCTTTTGATCGCTTAGCCGATCTTTGGCGTGCGCAGCACCCAGATGTTTTGATAGAGCTCGCCTTTCTAGAAATGATGCAACCAAGCTTGCCAGAGGCGGTGGCCTCATTAGTAGGGCGGGGCGTTACCCACATTACGGTAGTGCCAGTATTTTTTGGTCAAGGTGGGCACCTACGCAATGACTTCCCGGCGCTACTATCTAGTTGTCAAGAACAGTATCCGCAGATTGTCTTAAATGCGACCGGTGCCGTTGGCGAGGATCTGAGTGTTTTGCAGGCGATCATCGATTTTGGGGCTAGAGCTTTGTGA
- the cobA gene encoding uroporphyrinogen-III C-methyltransferase — MTQQNHLEKNALGKVYLVGAGPGAVDLITVRGAKLLAQADIVFYDALVDTQMLALCPQAEKIAVGKRCGKLSSAQHFINKRLVDAAHKFQVIVRLKGGDPMLFGRADEEIQALKDNGIAVEVVPGVTAALAGAASLQQSLTLRGVSRSVAFVTLAQAAEGDQSKQAQQTVALQPMNNPCADTLVYYMGRKDATKIAQQLIDNGANLVNCIHNPNTPVHILEAVSTPRERQWSSTLGELATGKADQWFDSHLPALIMVGEALRNETSQTKTTNSQSSSPKIDDRLQNTQILANGTGRI; from the coding sequence ATGACCCAGCAAAATCATTTAGAAAAAAATGCACTTGGTAAAGTGTATTTAGTAGGGGCTGGTCCTGGCGCTGTTGATTTAATTACTGTTCGAGGCGCAAAGTTACTCGCTCAAGCTGATATCGTATTTTATGATGCGCTTGTTGATACGCAAATGCTTGCGCTATGCCCACAAGCAGAAAAGATTGCTGTAGGCAAGCGTTGCGGAAAACTGTCCTCCGCACAACACTTTATTAATAAGCGGTTAGTTGATGCCGCTCACAAATTTCAAGTGATCGTCCGCTTAAAAGGGGGCGACCCTATGCTCTTTGGTAGAGCCGATGAAGAGATTCAGGCATTAAAAGATAATGGCATCGCTGTTGAAGTAGTACCCGGTGTTACCGCCGCACTGGCTGGCGCTGCGAGCTTGCAACAATCACTCACTTTGCGCGGCGTCTCCCGTAGTGTTGCTTTTGTGACTTTGGCACAAGCAGCCGAAGGCGATCAATCAAAGCAAGCTCAGCAGACTGTGGCTTTGCAACCCATGAACAACCCTTGTGCCGATACTTTGGTCTATTACATGGGTCGCAAAGATGCCACCAAGATCGCCCAGCAATTAATTGATAACGGCGCTAATTTGGTAAATTGCATTCATAACCCCAATACGCCAGTACACATCTTAGAGGCGGTAAGCACCCCTCGTGAGCGCCAATGGAGCAGTACGCTTGGCGAGCTTGCCACAGGTAAAGCAGATCAATGGTTTGATAGCCACTTGCCAGCACTCATCATGGTAGGTGAAGCCTTGAGAAACGAAACAAGCCAAACAAAAACGACTAACTCACAAAGCTCTAGCCCCAAAATCGATGATCGCCTGCAAAACACTCAGATCCTCGCCAACGGCACCGGTCGCATTTAA
- a CDS encoding DUF934 domain-containing protein, translated as MSLTNANSSNAIAAHEHVLHFPKDGKPSLTPNEWLIWSGSQDEGGLPDLEHGKAKVLVPFKWWISHHEEADIQAKTKGGQIGIWFAADDDILKHVELINEGKKVWPLVAAHFPIFRDGRSFSTAALLRDRFAWTGEIRAIGDVLIDQLLQGARVGFDSFALRPDQNLDVALKQFDLYSVTTQNSWRDKRASLSI; from the coding sequence ATGAGTCTGACGAATGCAAATTCTTCCAATGCGATTGCTGCTCATGAGCACGTCTTACATTTTCCAAAAGATGGCAAACCCAGCTTAACCCCTAATGAATGGCTTATCTGGAGCGGTAGTCAGGATGAGGGCGGCCTACCTGATTTAGAGCATGGCAAGGCCAAAGTGCTGGTGCCATTTAAATGGTGGATCAGTCATCACGAAGAGGCAGATATTCAGGCAAAGACCAAAGGGGGACAGATTGGTATTTGGTTTGCGGCCGATGATGACATTCTGAAGCATGTAGAGCTAATCAATGAAGGCAAAAAAGTGTGGCCTCTAGTGGCAGCACATTTCCCTATCTTTCGAGATGGCAGAAGCTTTAGTACCGCAGCCCTATTGCGTGATCGCTTTGCATGGACTGGTGAAATTCGTGCGATTGGGGATGTGCTAATTGACCAACTCTTGCAAGGTGCTCGCGTAGGTTTTGATAGCTTTGCACTGCGCCCTGATCAGAACCTCGATGTCGCCTTAAAGCAATTTGATTTGTACTCTGTGACCACCCAAAATAGTTGGCGTGATAAACGAGCAAGCTTAAGTATTTAA
- a CDS encoding nitrite/sulfite reductase, producing the protein MYKYDHIDQTLVNQRVAQFRDQVARRLDGSLAEEEFRPLRLQNGLYHQRHAYMLRVAIPYGLFNSKQLRTMAHIAEKYDRGYGHFTTRQNIQYNWVTLEDTPDILAELAKVEMHAIQTSGNCIRNITSDAFAGVAGDEYVDPRPVCELLRQWSTLHPEFAHLPRKFKFAINGAKEDRTILLCHDVGIELKKNTSGELIADIYAGGGMGRTPILGSLIKQALPWQLLPSYLTALLRVYNRFGRRDNLYKARIKILVKALSPEEFARQVEGEWLHIKDGDDNFTQAEWDRVAKHFTKPAYKSLQKLTNEQVISLAKDEDKAAFARWLERNIKPHQVPGYASVVLSLKPHGSVAPGDATTAQMLAIADLADQYSFGELRATHEQNLVLADVEQSKLYELWQEAKKQKVALPNVGLLTDIIACPGGDFCSLANAKSLPIAKAIQERFDDLDYLFDLGDISLNISGCINSCGHHHVGNIGVLGVDKDGEEWYQITLGGEQGNDAAIGKVIGPSFYADEIPDVMTNIINAYVEQRADGEAFIQTYNRLGVAPFKEAAYKNAKKKEKADSKVTGEDAS; encoded by the coding sequence ATGTATAAATACGACCACATTGACCAAACCCTTGTAAATCAACGGGTTGCACAATTTAGAGATCAGGTTGCGAGGCGCTTGGACGGCAGTCTTGCTGAAGAAGAGTTTCGCCCACTGCGATTACAAAATGGCCTGTATCACCAGCGCCATGCTTATATGTTGCGCGTTGCTATTCCCTATGGATTGTTTAACTCTAAACAGTTACGCACGATGGCGCACATTGCTGAGAAGTATGACCGGGGCTATGGTCACTTCACTACCCGCCAGAACATTCAGTACAACTGGGTCACTTTAGAAGATACTCCCGATATTTTGGCTGAACTTGCCAAAGTTGAAATGCATGCCATTCAAACTTCAGGTAACTGCATACGCAATATCACAAGTGATGCATTTGCGGGTGTTGCTGGCGACGAATACGTAGATCCACGTCCCGTATGTGAACTATTGCGTCAGTGGTCAACACTCCATCCTGAGTTTGCTCACTTGCCACGCAAATTTAAATTTGCAATCAATGGCGCTAAAGAAGATCGCACTATTCTACTTTGCCATGATGTTGGCATTGAACTCAAGAAAAATACTAGTGGCGAATTAATTGCTGACATTTATGCTGGCGGCGGCATGGGTCGTACGCCAATTTTGGGATCACTCATCAAGCAAGCATTGCCTTGGCAATTACTACCAAGCTATCTCACTGCTCTACTGCGCGTCTATAACCGCTTCGGTCGCAGAGACAATCTTTATAAGGCTCGTATCAAGATTTTGGTCAAAGCCTTAAGTCCTGAAGAGTTCGCCCGCCAAGTTGAGGGTGAATGGCTACACATTAAAGATGGCGATGACAATTTCACGCAAGCGGAATGGGATCGTGTAGCGAAGCATTTCACGAAACCAGCTTACAAGAGCTTGCAAAAGTTGACTAATGAGCAAGTCATCAGTCTTGCCAAAGATGAGGATAAGGCAGCGTTTGCGAGATGGTTAGAGCGTAACATTAAACCCCATCAAGTTCCAGGTTATGCCAGCGTCGTGCTATCACTCAAGCCACATGGTTCAGTTGCTCCTGGTGATGCCACTACGGCACAAATGTTAGCTATCGCAGATTTGGCAGATCAATATAGTTTTGGTGAATTGCGCGCAACCCATGAACAAAATTTAGTTTTAGCTGATGTTGAGCAATCCAAGCTTTATGAACTTTGGCAAGAGGCGAAAAAACAAAAAGTGGCGTTACCGAACGTTGGCCTACTCACTGACATCATCGCTTGCCCTGGTGGTGACTTCTGCTCCCTAGCCAATGCCAAATCTCTCCCAATTGCCAAGGCAATTCAGGAGCGTTTTGATGATCTTGATTACTTATTTGACCTAGGCGATATCTCCTTAAATATCTCAGGTTGTATTAACTCTTGCGGCCACCACCACGTCGGCAATATTGGCGTATTAGGTGTCGATAAAGACGGTGAAGAGTGGTATCAAATTACTCTAGGTGGCGAGCAGGGCAATGATGCTGCGATTGGCAAAGTGATCGGACCTTCTTTCTACGCAGATGAAATCCCCGATGTCATGACGAACATCATCAATGCCTATGTTGAGCAACGTGCTGATGGCGAGGCATTTATTCAGACATATAACCGCTTGGGTGTCGCGCCCTTTAAAGAGGCGGCATATAAGAATGCCAAAAAGAAAGAGAAAGCGGATAGCAAAGTCACTGGGGAGGACGCATCATGA
- a CDS encoding amidohydrolase family protein, which translates to MSRNKLTSHSSAPLCQAPNPEIRSPKIVFPPGAVDCHAHVCGPARQFPYAQGRIYTPPDATLDAYRLLLKTLHVDRAVLVQPSVYGTDNRAMLGALNQYPNQFRGVAVISSNPNDTTDQQLESLHQAGVRGIRCNVVDVADPSVGLPIENLKALAKKIQPFGWHLELLMHVNEYPNLAKTFEGFPIDLVFGHFGYSHAKHGVNDKGFQGLLTLLKNGQAWVKMTGPYRICDGNLPYTDMRPLNDAVIEANPKRLIWGSDWPHVMVKKQMPHDADLCDLFGDWVKDPVLRKSILVDNPCILYNFPASN; encoded by the coding sequence TTGAGCCGCAATAAATTGACTAGCCACTCTTCGGCTCCTTTGTGCCAAGCTCCCAATCCGGAAATACGATCACCCAAGATAGTGTTTCCGCCTGGGGCTGTTGATTGCCATGCACATGTCTGTGGTCCAGCAAGACAGTTTCCATATGCGCAAGGGCGTATCTACACGCCGCCTGATGCCACTCTTGACGCTTATCGATTGCTACTAAAGACCTTACATGTAGATCGCGCAGTGCTAGTACAACCCAGTGTTTATGGAACTGATAATCGCGCGATGTTGGGAGCACTCAACCAATACCCAAATCAATTTCGGGGGGTGGCAGTAATTTCTAGCAACCCGAATGACACAACAGATCAACAATTAGAGAGTCTTCATCAAGCTGGGGTCCGTGGTATTCGTTGCAACGTTGTGGATGTTGCCGATCCATCAGTAGGACTGCCGATTGAAAATCTTAAAGCCCTAGCGAAGAAAATTCAGCCATTTGGTTGGCATTTAGAATTACTCATGCACGTCAATGAGTATCCCAATCTCGCAAAGACATTTGAGGGTTTTCCAATAGATCTAGTATTTGGGCATTTTGGTTACAGCCATGCAAAACATGGTGTGAATGACAAAGGTTTTCAGGGGCTACTAACACTACTAAAAAATGGACAGGCTTGGGTAAAGATGACAGGGCCTTATCGTATTTGTGATGGCAATCTACCCTATACCGATATGCGGCCTTTAAATGATGCTGTGATTGAGGCTAATCCCAAAAGACTGATTTGGGGTAGCGACTGGCCCCACGTGATGGTAAAAAAGCAAATGCCCCATGATGCTGATCTTTGCGACCTCTTTGGCGACTGGGTTAAAGATCCAGTCCTCAGAAAATCCATCCTAGTAGACAACCCCTGTATCCTGTATAACTTTCCAGCATCTAATTAG